The Gaiellales bacterium genomic sequence GCGTACCCACATCCTGCCCCCGGGGCTCGAGGACGACGAGCACCGCGACGACGGCGGCGGCGGCCCGCGGGCGCGCACGGTCGTGGCCCTGCTCGGCGCCGGCGTGCTCGCGGTCGCGCTGGCCGCCGCGGCCGTCGTCGGCGTGCGCGAGAGCCACTTCATCGGCGCCGATACGTCCACCGGCCGGGTGGCCGTCTACCAGGGCGTGCCGGTCGACCTGCCCTTCGGCGTCCACCTCTACCACGTCGTCTACGAGTCGACCGTCAGCTACGCGACGCTGACGCCGCGGCAGCGAAAGACGCTCTTCGATCACACGCTGCGCAGCGACTCCGGCGCGATGTCGACGCTGCGCCCGTACGAGGTGGCAAGCCCGTGAGGTCGTCCCTGCGCCTGCGCGAGCTCCTGAACCTGGTCTTCGTGGGGATGCTGACCGCGATCGGCTTCGCCTCGGTCTACACCGCCCGCCAGAACCAGATCTCGAGCACGTCGCTGATCTACGCCGGCTTCTTCCTGGCGCTCTTCGCCGTCGCCCACATCGGCGTGCGCGCCGGCCTGCCGAACGCCGACCCGTGGCTGCTGCCGCTGGCGGCGCTCCTCTCCGGCCTGGGGTTGACCGAGATCTACCGCCTGCAGCCGACCCTCGCCCGCGACCAGTCGGTCTGGATCGTGATCGGCCTGATCGGCTTCCTCGGGCTGATCTTCATCCTCGGGGACGTCCGCCGCCTGGAGCCCTACAAATACTCGCTGGCGACGGCCGCGGTGGGGCTCCTGCTGCTCACGATGGTGGCGGGCACGACCGTCAACGGCGCCCGGCTGTGGATCCGGATCGGCGGCGTCCAGGTGCAGCCGGGCGAGTTCGTGAAGCTCCTGCTCGTGATCGCCCTGGCCGGGTACCTGCGCGAGAACCGCGAGGTGCTGACGCACGGCCGCCGCCGCGTCCTGGGGCTCGACATCCCCGCGGCCCGCCATCTCGGGCCGCTGGCGCTGATGGCCGGCATCTCGCTCGGCGTGCTGGCCGTGATGAACGATCTCGGCTCGGCGCTGCTCCTGTTCGGGAT encodes the following:
- a CDS encoding FtsW/RodA/SpoVE family cell cycle protein; translated protein: MRSSLRLRELLNLVFVGMLTAIGFASVYTARQNQISSTSLIYAGFFLALFAVAHIGVRAGLPNADPWLLPLAALLSGLGLTEIYRLQPTLARDQSVWIVIGLIGFLGLIFILGDVRRLEPYKYSLATAAVGLLLLTMVAGTTVNGARLWIRIGGVQVQPGEFVKLLLVIALAGYLRENREVLTHGRRRVLGLDIPAARHLGPLALMAGISLGVLAVMNDLGSALLLFGIFLAMIYVATGRHLYTVLGLGTFAAGSLFIYKAIPHVRERFSIWVDPWTHAHSTGYQVVQSVESIADGGIFGTGLGRSLQVIGHGQTIIPAVQTDGIYAAWSDETGLAGAAGLLLIYLLFAYRGFKIATLADDSFSKLLACGLTFSLMLQAFLIVGGITRLIPLTGVTLPFVSYGGSSIVSNFLLLGLLLMISDRAASRRQT